The Leptidea sinapis chromosome 3, ilLepSina1.1, whole genome shotgun sequence genome segment ctacaaaCCTTTAAAAATTGCTCTTGATTATATCTCCTCAGACTTGCACCGGCAGATCGTGGCATATGTCCATGCTGGTCTCTATTAGCCTGAGCCTGACCCTGCCCCCGTCTCGTTACATATGAATGGTGAGTTTTATGCACCACAGGAATGGCTCCAGAGAAGATAGCACCAGCAAAGTGACCCCCAGACACCATGAGAACTGCCCACCTCAGATAACCGGGGATAGTGAGATGTTGGCATCTCTCTACCCATGCATAGCCCTCACCATCTGTTGATAACTCTTCctgtgaaatgaaatgatttatttgtatgaattgtggtaacatagttgttaacaattagttggtgtacagcacaattcccCAATATATtggcatacaaataaatatttgactgtcaatattggaatttttatagttatacgtcattaatacacattgcatagctttatttcaataatataatataaaataaacattagtttgtaggtacctctcaaaaaattacatttaaatgctattatttttggctaaagtcttttaaactataaaagcatttatctattagccacaattttaatttattaatgttttaggcatctctctaatattcttatgaaggtggttaaagaccctaatacacataacatttgcgttctATTCTATTcctcctactgtggcttctgtggaagatataccacagatttgacagaatcacgttagattagactaccaagctttgagtatgtgtcttctaagtttaacggtaataatcggtgttcagattccataaagtttaattttctaataatatctgaaactaataatatacatgcttgtaagaatataaatgacatacacaaataacaagaaatacttaaataattaattaatataagtactaaataatatttacaacttaatcttatttattttaatatatttacacaaaatatttacaaaaggagtgtaaactagggagaggagacatttaacggaggttggacgggggacttcagcgggtatataattgtgcagagaagattgcattaagggacaactaaagaataaatgatccatgtTTCCCTCATCAAGGCCACAATCACATAGAGAATGATCCCTAATTCTAAGTTTTGCTAGAAAGACTGGAGTGCAGGCATGGTTTAAACGTAAGCGGCATATAgttgagattattgttttattatgaatcctaaattttgagaaccaaggtttttgaggaatttctggttggagttctccataaaatttgccttttaaagttttggaaacttgccaaatgtttgaccaactctcatacatcttgggtTTTAGGGTAGAGCACAATTCATGAGTGAATATTTCTGAATACTGAAAGGAACCTGAATGAGCAGCTGATCTAGCACAGGCATCTGCATTTTCATTACCAGAGATGCCCATGTGACCTGGAATTCATTAGAGGCAACTTTTAGAGTCTGAAaggataatagaattgttcatgttgtgagACTTAACAAATAGAATAGCTTCAAGAATGGCGATTGATTCCCCTGTAAACACAGAAGTGGTAGGTGGGCAGCTATAACTCAGTATAATTCTTGTTGAGGGAATCCATACTGCAGCCCCAACCGGACTCATGTCTGTTTTTGAAGCATTCATGTAGATTTTATACCAATGTCGAAAATCTGAGTCCATTAtatgagaaaaagttttatttgtttCTATAGAAAACTTATCAACACCTAAGTCTAAAATGACTGAGGGTTGAAAAGTAAGAGCATTGAAAGGCATAGAAAATAAAGGCAATTTAGAATATTGAAAGAGAGGGTTAGAGAGCTGAGAAAATAAAAGGTAACTATTTATAACGCAAGGTCTTTTGTCTtcaggtacaatattattatcattgtataaaACAGCTAATTGTTCTGATTTTTGGAGTAAGGGATGAGCTCGGCAGCCAGctagtttaaagaaaaatttaatggcAAGGAATTGTCTACGTAGTGAGAGGGGAGGATCCACACATTCTACTTGCATTGCATTAATAGGGCTGGATTTCATAGCTCCCAATACTATACATAAACATTTAGCCTGAATTCTGTCCAACTTATTTAGACCTGCTTTGTTTGCTGGGATTAAGAAAATAGTGCCATAATCTAAATGAGTGCGAATTATAGCATTGTATAGTAATTTTTGAGTGACGGGGTGGGCTCCCCACCAGACACCAGACAATGAGcgaagaatattaatatttttctcacaTTTCTGCGAGACATAATCAAAATGCTTGACGCCAGATAATTTGTGATCCAACCAAAtacccaaaaacttaacattattaacaattggtagatcaacatcataaattttaattttaataggtggaagaattcttttatttgtaaataaaactaccTTACTTTTAGATGTTGATAGAGACAGTCCATGTTGTGTTAAATATTCAGAAAGATAATCAAgagcattatttaaatgattagatGAATCTTGTATAGACTTGTCAGAAGAATACAGGAcaatgtcatctgcatattgcagtATCTGACAGAAAGGTGTAACGGTACTGTTGAGGTCATGGGTATACAGATTATAAAGAAGGggactaaaatataaaattattgttaaaccAAAAGTACTCAAAAATATTGAAAGTAGGGGATGGCATCGAACCTTTTTATGATGCAGTATACATCTGTATATACAGAAGACCTGCCCAGAGCTGTTTGTGAAGAATGCCTTGCAATGCCTTGTGGCAGCTGCAAATAAATCAGTTGGAAGTGAGTTCGGCCCCTCTGTTTCTGAATCACTGCCTGATACACTTGAATTGTCATCTGTAATCAAAAGTGATAAGtcaaaataattcataattgtcaaaaatgtttattttaaaacaatgataatCATTTAAGTAAAGCATGATTTTTTTTGGTGTTGGTGACATTTGGTAAGATGTTATCACTTGGGGAAACACATGAGTTTTGCCGGACTTTTTGAAAGGTGTACGTacacattttttaatttcaattaaaaatggaCAGAAGGAACAGTTAAAATAGGGTCATATTAGtagtaagttaaatttattaaaattaaatctaccagctttgcaatatttttctattttaaggAAAATAATTGATGTTTAATGCAGGctataatcactttaaataattttaaactacgTTGTGTATTATTACAAAGGTgtctataattaaattaagcctgaaatatttagttaataaaACAGATTATCTGCTATagcaaatttgtatttttattttattacagagTTTAAATTTCATGCTCATAAGATTCAATtgcaagtttatttatttactacacatagcaactatcattacaggtattacctaacgtgacagttacaaacaaacaagaatagcaaacaaataaatctaaaactaatcatacaatcaaacattacattacaaataatatatcacaccagaaagtacaaaaaacttgaacatacaactatttaccataacatactacatataacaataccgTTGCGACACTCACGACCTCCATGTACACTCAAAATTTCCACTTTGTTGTGGGgttcatttatatggcgaagggctctagttaaagGCAACACAGATCCATATTTATTTCCctaaattatcatattttaaaaaaaatctactaaaaagtaaaaattatacaTCAAATAAAACACTTGCATAATTATTTAGTGTTGAAACATCTATCGCATGATTTATGCTACAcagttttgttatttaaatagtcAGGGCTATTAGTGTATATGTTAACACACATACAATTTATGcttactataaattattatcaaaataatataaaaatatagcaaaatCACCTTGTCTATTACTAAATTGTCCTAAAGATAGGGGTGACTTCccaaataattttctttttaagttATGTGTATGCCAATGATGTTTATAATGAGAAGTTTGTTGAGCTCTAGTTTCAAATGGTCCCACACCACAACAAGAGCAACAGTTGCCATCACTTGCGCCATTAATTGTTAAAGCATTGAGTCGCTTAAGAACACTCTGCTCATCAACTgaaataaaagcaaaattttTATTGTTCATACTAAACATAGGATAATGCATACAAAAACAATACAGcgcaatttataatatataaataatcacgTAATCACATatgtattttgaaattaaaccTTCATACACagagattaattaatttgttcatcACAGTATATAttctaattatttcattttcatacAGAAACTCACCAATTTGATGGGACTCTGTTATCATACAAGCTGCAACTTTTataccgttgataagtttttcataatcatttaaatcaaataatttcaCTGTTTTAGGTTTTGTGATATCTATTTTTGAAGACATTTTGTGTGTTAGTGATACTGTAACATAGGTTTATCATTTATTAAAACTGCAAGAATTGGATTGAAAATTCATGAAGTAAGTACTAACCTATTCCTATGTGAAGTGTGAACAGCTaagcagaatacaattttgctgtacaaactacaaaatattttgtaatcactAACCCGCGATGTACCTGTTTCAACTTTCAAATGAACCTGCTGATAATTTAATGAactaattaatttgtaaactaAAACGCTAATATGAAGCAGCTGTTTACTAAATTGTTTAACCACCTCGATAAAGTAAataccaaattaaattaaataatatattctctgATGGTACTATAGAATTAGAAAAGAAACTACTCTACAGTCTACACTATACAGACTAGCGAAACTATAAgaaaaaaagtgattcactcgattgtatgagaGAGAGTATGAGActgcagtcccgcctcttattacgcaGTATTTAGATCCTCTTTGATAGTGTTCTGGGCGCAGAAGTATGGCTAAGTTTGAAAATGAACAGAATCTCCGTTTTTTtgcaagattatagctgtcatctgtcaatctatcaatgactgcatgttacatacaatcgagtgaatcgctttattcttagagagtttcactaggctgAACTGGGCTGAACCCAAGCCAGCGTTAGCAACTTGAAGTGGACTGACTATCGTACCAGAGGAGTAAAAATTATCGTACATGGATCgaaattatcgtattttttaggataatgtctattataaataaatcatataaattgtaatattgatatgCATGCAAGTACTTCTTTCTTcacttaatttgaataattccgtTTGTCAGAGCGAATACAgacatataatcataataatataacgaaatAACTGCCAACTTTTCTACACGAACATATACGATACATATGAAGTGCGAACATAATCGAAATATCGAACTTATATTCTCTTGTTCGCATTGGTAGATGCTATACTAACCAATAAGAAAGCGTGTACAGCAGGCGCTGGATAAAGTTACAGTATCGGCAGTGGTGAAACTTAGTAGAGCGGATCGTAAGGACCAATAGGAATAGAGAACTTGTATTTCCCGGTATTTTCCCAAGATTTTATtggacaaaataaaatcattactGCGATTTAGACTATCAACGCAtgagtgaaataatataaattctcaAATTTTGCATCATGATAGAAATTATCGTACAATCTGCGTACGATAATAATATGCTATCGTACATCGTACATAGGCACAAAATGTgtacgataattatcgtacGGTTCCGAACGCTGACCCAAGCTGAACCTATTCCCACACTATGAACCAGTGGTGGgaccatagataatacactatattccctatatattattatactctttgctaggaacgtagtgtttaaattctctttgcacACTATTACTCTCGAGTCCTAACCACAGTGTATATTTTAGATACACCTACTCAAAAGAgtaaaaaatttattgtttgcTCAAATCTAACCTAcaccgattttttttttatattttactcatGCTATAACCGTCCATCAAGGTCGTCCCCACAGAACAATAGAAATTGAAACAACTATCGAGAAGAAtttcagtattatattataatgtactctgtggAGAAGAATGCCAGCTCCATCCAAAAAAATGTGGTCCAAAATCAGTCGAGACcaagaacaaataaaaaaccCGTTATTATAGAAGTGGCGTTTCTATAACAAACATCAACAATCCcgcaaaaaatgttatttatgtacatactaAACATATTTTAAGCTGATTCAAATCAGttacattatattgtaatacgATACTGATAGAATATGACGGCGCCCGCCGAACTACCATTCTAATTGAATCATTTAGTATGAAATACAAAACACAGATGGCGTAACTTGTTGATTTTAGCGAGTATGAATTTCATGCGTTGATAAAAGTGACTAGGATCTCGTTGAAACTAAagtttgaaaaaattaaaactactaaAAGTGCATTAAATGCATCGAAACCTATtgtaaagtattattttaaatttgttactgCATATTTTTCCTTTTTCATGTGTAAAacgtaacataaaaataatgtttgtaatatttcTGTTAGTGAAATATTTGACATATTGAACAAATATGGTAGCGAAGACGGATCAGAAGACCATAATGACAGCATTATTGCTAAAGATTTTCACCCTCTTTTTTAATTGTGAAGAAAATACTGGACAAAAACCTGAGAAATCCTTTTAAATAACTGATACGGATATCCAGCAGttcattgatattat includes the following:
- the LOC126979614 gene encoding ankyrin repeat and zinc finger domain-containing protein 1-like isoform X3, which produces MSSKIDITKPKTVKLFDLNDYEKLINGIKVAACMITESHQIVDEQSVLKRLNALTINGASDGNCCSCCGVGPFETRAQQTSHYKHHWHTHNLKRKLFGKSPLSLGQFSNRQDDNSSVSGSDSETEGPNSLPTDLFAAATRHCKAFFTNSSGQVFCIYRCILHHKKEELSTDGEGYAWVERCQHLTIPGYLRWAVLMVSGGHFAGAIFSGAIPVVHKTHHSYVTRRGQGQAQANRDQHGHMPRSAGASLRRYNQEQFLKHVQDIISGWATDLNGCSLVLYRAVGALNQGALFGKNSPLNRDDLRVRVLPFPTRKPTYKEVKRVHETVASIEVYENAHQENCRCK
- the LOC126979614 gene encoding ankyrin repeat and zinc finger domain-containing protein 1-like isoform X2 codes for the protein MSSKIDITKPKTVKLFDLNDYEKLINGIKVAACMITESHQIVDEQSVLKRLNALTINGASDGNCCSCCGVGPFETRAQQTSHYKHHWHTHNLKRKLFGKSPLSLGQFSNRQDDNSSVSGSDSETEGPNSLPTDLFAAATRHCKAFFTNSSGQVFCIYRCILHHKKEELSTDGEGYAWVERCQHLTIPGYLRWAVLMVSGGHFAGAIFSGAIPVVHKTHHSYVTRRGQGQAQANRDQHGHMPRSAGASLRRYNQEQFLKHVQDIISGWATDLNGCSLVLYRAVGALNQGALFGKNSPLNRDDLRVRVLPFPTRKPTYKEVKRVHETVASIEVYENLELFQKALIAASAKPTTKTGSDINAERSKKTQKSPGKPIDRAKSRERTPRELPMQMISSEDEGPCYIDSETPVDWIKVLSEQKSKGIVLNSRKDLLNDNSASGNTSCSEQDNVIDKKTKKKKKKKAEEIKPLKHPISKIPTNVKR